GCACACTCATGGGGATGGACGGTATAACCAGTAAtgacatacagtagaaatataaacatttgGCTATGCTGTTTGTATTCATATATAATTCATTTGAACTGTAAATTCTTATAAAGTGGTCCGAAAGGATCCGGTGCAGGTGTTTATTTAGACATTGTCACTGACGGGCCAATAAAAACATCAGCGTACTGCATCCTgttacacacatatatgcacaggtacacacacacatgaatatcGCTAACAGAGGAATATATATTACAGCGGACCTTAAAAATGTCCCCTGTTGGCTTTCAAGTCCACTGTTGGTGGAAGTGTTACGACGACGAAGTCCACTGGTAGATACGTTtacaagtgcacacacacttacacacacaaattgtttatgttaataaaaagcagatgaATAAGTAAAGACAGAAGGACCAAAAGGTAAAGAAATTACCATTAAATCTGCCTTATTCACAGCAGACAGTTTGACGTGTcacattatttaatgtttcattttcaagATCCTTGTGTTGTTCAGGCTGGGTCACTGTCACGCTGGATCTGTCTGAAATCATTTTGCCTTTCATTCATTTACTACTCCTTGTATAACAGATATGTAGTAGTTTATTCTATTGTTATTCTTCTTATCCATTATCACTGTCTGTTACCACTGACAGAGGCAGCGCTGTCTTCAAATATGTGACATAATTTACTGAGATTGTTCGTAAAAAGTAGtgtacataataaataaataaactattaatacaaataaaatattgaaatatcaCTATTGTCGACACCAAATATTTGAACATGTTTCAATCTGCATTTTCCACAGTAATGATACTTATACCGGCTgtgctttctcgctctctcttgtTTCTGATAGCGAGTTGACACACACCCCTGCAGTGTCTACATAGGTCCGTCTCCTCCTACTCTTTTGATTATGGTCAGAGGTAATTTATCGTAAATGCTGTTATgctaaacatacagtatacaagccttgttatatttagcTGTtatgaaaaatcaaaaacattatGCCTCCAGTCTTGTATCAATTTTTCCCTGTGGTCTCAAACATGGTcataaatatcaatatattcattattttatttttcaaggtatcTTATCAAAGTTAAAAATTCCAATCGTGACAACATTACAATGGACGCCACGTTTTTTCGTTCCATTGTAGGAGTTTTTGCAGGCACTATAGAGAGCTTACATTTTACACTTAAAGAAAATGGCGGGGTTAAATATAATGCACTATATAGTGAATAGGGAGCTATTATCGACACATCTGCTGTCATAATTTACTGggacactaaaaaaaaacatggccaTCATTGATATGATTTGCAGCACCTACTTTTCCTTCTATGataagtcaaaatgtcttctgtgaaaaagatctaaaaaaaaaagaaccctCCGTGTGTGGGGAATGTTTGAGAATGTTCTCCGGCTCCGACACAAGCAAACATCACTGACAGACATAATTTTGCTGAGTTGCTGAATATTAGTTGTCTGTCTGATGTGGAGGAACATTACACTTGAACTAAATGTGCATCTATGTTAAGACATGGTGCCCATACAGGCAGCCGAGAGACATGGCTTTAAGgcaatgttgaaaaaaaatgctgatcTCACAGTATGTTAAACCCATAACAAGTTGGACTGCGGATGTTGCGAGACAGTGGAGCAAACAACCATCACACACCAGATATACACACAACCTTCTCCTCTGGAGTGTAATGAGCTTTTAACTTCCATCACGTGTGAAGCTCTACTGCCAAAACCACTGTTAACTGCATTGATACTTAAACAATTTATCTGAAGGCATTACAATCATGATAATGCAAATTTGTTACTGTTCCACATTCAAACTATACTGTGGTATAAATTTTAGGTCATACCGCCCAGCCCTAGCCTGTCGTATAGTTTGCTATGAAAATGACATTCCTTATTATTCTGTGGATTATGAGattatgacacacacaaagaatcacactggcacacacacacacacatgcagaaatgATGGAAGAATCAGTGTAGGATGATTCGAGCAGTGGTTACTATAGATCTTCAGGAAGGGGGTGCACATGTCtggaagaaaagagggaaagagagacaaacaatAATTTGACCCAAACTTTAAATACAATTGGTGGATGCCCTTATAAATAAGCCTCTCCAGAGGTAAAGTCAGCAGGTAGAGAGATCTGgggcacaacacacacacacacacacacaaatatctaCACTGGCACACACTTATTTTTACCACTTTTGAGGACATGGCACATTCACAGTCCTGTTTTGATGGAGGTAGGATATCAAAGTACGTCTTGGTACGAATTCACAAAAGAATGTATCCCTAACTGCACTGCCAAGCACATAGCGTGCATCTCAGTGCTCAGGTGCTATTTGCATGTATTTAAATGAGGTAATATGCATACATTTGGTGCAAAATTAGCCCCTTTCTATGCAAATGAACCTCTTTGCAAAAAAGTCCAATTCACAAACACCTGCGCTAATAGCTACACGCAGTTAGAGTGAAAATTATGAGCATCTTCAGAGAGTTGGTGGTAAGCGAAGCACATTTAAGGGGGGTCACGGTGGGGTCTAATTGCTAAGACTTTTGACatttatcattgttgtttgtgCATGTGGTAGTAAAGTAATTGTTCACTCTGAggaagtctctcctgattgaaattaAAGTTCTTGTAAGCTCAATCAGAAAGACCATCCTCATGTTATTCATTCACTCCAgttcccctctctcttcctcttcgcCTTCCTCATATCAGCTGATTAGGGGTGTGTACTCTTTTGCAACAATCTCTATCAGCCAATCTTATcttccctgtcctcctctcttttgCTGTAAGTCGCGATTTCAGCATGTGTTTCATACTTTGCCACATGTACAATTGCAATCAGATGCAAAACAAGGACAAATTGCACACAGCGACAAAACTTTTTGGGCATGTTTGCGCTGTATTGTCATTAGCGCAATATCTGTTGTGAATCAGACCTTGAGTCGGGGCAGATAGTGGTTGCTAAAATCCTGACAGTGTGGTTTTGCTTTAGCTGGTACTGTGATATTTATCATAGCTGTATTTCACAATTTTCTCCACACTAAGTCAAGTCAAGCTCTACAGCAGATGTGCCGTTCATGACAGACAACAACAGCCCAGATTGGTTGACGTGAGCATGTATTTACCAGAGGAGGTGTTGGGGTAAGGGCTCCACAGACCGCTGGTTCAATCAAATGCCCCAGCTATGGTTGTCTATAAATATAAGAGAAGAGATGCTCTTTCAGTAAATAGAGGCTTGAGGTTAGTAATCCAGTTATAGGAGAGAAGTGCCTTGAGCCGTAGACACAGTTATGTCTGAGCTGTGTGGTTTTTCTTGGTACATTATGTTGAACAGACACTGTGTATAGCAGGACTTAGATAGATAAAACCTAAGCTATGACAATATATGACATTAAGCCCCATAATTCGTGGTCTGGGCTGCAGAATTTAGGTTTTAATGACTTAATAATGTGTAAGTATAAGTTTAATTAAGGGTCACAAAAAGTGGACACTAGTATAAAACTCTTAATTCAATGACATATGTCATTTATTTCCTGGTGTATACCCCTTGTTGATATGTTGCTGTAATACTGGCATATgccatttaaaatgacatgtcaCTGCATTTCTTACTGCCACAGTCTGCCACTGTTGGCTATTGGTTTGCTGCTTCTGTATAAGATGTAAACATAGTCTCTGCACATGATACATGATTATGGTAGCAATATCCAGTGTGCTGATATCAATTTTTATGTGCAATGTACTTCTGTCCATTATCTagtatttattgtgtttggaTGTGCGTGCTTTTGTAAACATTAGGCTGCTGCTGTATGCCACATGAAAATGACATGTCACTCTTGTTCCACTGATAGGCGACACTTTCCACCAGTGAGTCTAGTGAAAAACTCATAGCGTATGCCATGACATACTGGAAAATAACCATGTCTTCTGGGCTACTGTGCCACACTTGTGTGATAGCAGCTAAGGTAGCAGGGCAACTATTAGCTCTGTACAGCTAGCATAgcaacatcaaaactgttatttctttgcATTCTACTGATAATTTcagttgatttttaaatgttttcaactaaaatcctacatactgcacctttaaactgatTTACTTGTATTACCAACTTTAGTAGCGTTGGTGGTCAGCATGTTACAGCAAGTAACTACTGTGTTAAATGTGCAAATGTTACATATATACTGTTTATTGTTCTTCCTTTTAATTATAGGTAATGCAAATTTTAAAGTATAAGTAATGACACCAGCAGCGTGGTGTTTCGAGTAGCATCTGCCAGACATGACAGTAAAAAAGCATTGGCATCAGTCTGATTATTAGAGAAACACAGTGACAATACATCACAATCAGCAGTGGAATATGCCAGTGTAAATCTGTATATGTGAAGTGGGAAGTGGTTTAACTAAAAGGACTAAAACAAGAGTGGCATTCCATTCGCTCCATGCTGATCTTGGTGCTACTCACTCTACTTGAGGATTTAGAGTGTTATGGTGAGATTTCTTACTTGGTTCCCTCCTCTGCAACACCTTCAGCATCcagttttccctcctcctccatcttctcctctgAAATCAGTTCCTGTTTCCGGTGGCGACGGAGACATTTCACTACTACCATGGACAGGATCAGCAGAGCTAATGCCCCGCCCACTGATGCCCCAATTGCAACCGCAATGGTTGAATCTCGCGGAGGGGGAACTGAGGAGAGGGAAAGGGTTAAATAAGTTGTAGACAAAGGATAGGATGGAGACCAGTGCATTGCTGGCTAAAAGCCCTACTGGGCTGATTAAACAGAGTGGAAAGCAAGAAAGTGCTGCTGAGTTAGCCTGtgtcatgcatgtgtgtgcgaaAGAGATGCTGAGGAACACAGTTCAACCTCTTGTTggtcattaataaataaaaagctgaCTCATCACTACTTGGTCTTCATGCTccaggaaacacacagaaaatggcACACACAGTATGTTATATATGATTATTGCATGGCATTTATTCTTTCAGTACAGTGGCCGAGAGAGCTCAGATCACTGCAAGACACAAGGAAATGATGGTAACTTTTACACCAATTTGACAACACATGCAGTACATCATatttagaagaaaaaatatgaataatttcAGATTCTCAGGTCATTCTCAGGTTGTTGCAGTgttttaaatctgtattttggTCAAAATATGGGAATGCATTTAGTCCATCCACTTCTAGCTTGTATCTGCCTGTGCGATTATCTGCAACAGCGTAAACTGAGCAGAGCTACAAACGGAGTGTTTTTAGCCATATTTTGACactattattaaaataattcatGAGCCTCAACTGCTACTGCCTTGACAGAAGAAAATGCTTGCTCAATCTGTGGCAAGTCACCACAGTCACCTATATGTGTCTGATGTAGACCAACAATGGAGAACTGGACACTGCATGTCAGTACTCGAAAATTAATCGTTTGctcaaaatgtgcattttgCAGACACTTTGAAcactgaaataatgaataagATTAGTGAAGAAGTGAAGAATGCTATTTTCATGCTCTTGCAGCTCTAAGTAATATCTCTAACAGCAAGCTCTACCCACGAGTCGACagacagaatgttttttttagtagCACTCTCCCTTAAAAATGCATTTCCCAATTTTGATTTAGCACGGAATAGCACTTGTAAGTTTGGGTGCTAGGGTTGAATTTGAAGGTCTGAGGCATGCCATTGTGAGCTGTAACAAAATCAGTTACAATTTATAAAATTACAGAAGGCAGGGTTAGTATCTTACGTTCGGTAACAACATTGAGCTGTATGACACCGTGTCCCTGGATGCGGTCTGGGGGGTTTCTCACATAGCAGTTGTAAACCCCCTCGTCCTCCACCTGTACATCTGATAGGGTGAATGACAGGTCGTTCTTGTCAAGGTTCCCAGCAAACATGACCCTGTCTCCAAACCGATCAGAACGGAGAGGCACCATTCCCTTTTTCCTAGTGAAATGCATAAactatggagagagagagagagagagagagagagagagagagagagagagagagagagagagagagaaagagagagagagagagagggagagaaagagagagtttaGGCTAAAACAGGCTAGTGTAAAGATGTAGTATGTGTACATTATATAAAGACCAGCAAGTAGCCACGGGTGTGCCTGGATGTGCCTGTGCTATCTAAACCTAAAGCTGGAACACCCGACAAAATCATAAGAAATATGAGTTTGAAGCAAATAGAAATAAATCttattatttgtcattattCCATACACTATTgaaataattggaaaaataacaGACAAATAAAGAGACTTAtgcccaatcccaatacacttCTTCCCCCTATCGCTTAGCCAACCCCTCAGTTTTGAGCGTTCATCTCTAGAGGTAGGGTGTAACGATTATTGTTCGGGCGAAGTGTCTCCAAAtggaggcacacttcaaactgatGGTCTGCCGTTTCAAAGTATTACAATCCTTCTTATTACAAAAAGCAGAGAACAATCAACCACTTTGCTGGTGTCTCAGTAGCTAATTAGCTTGCTGTTACTTTgatattgctgatttgtgcatgacagtcccacCTTTTGACGTATTTGCAATGTTGCATCTCCCCTTTGATAGCATATGATGCCGAAAATTTAGTTTAataaagtccagcagtgaagtcGGTGCACTTGGtaccgctcctctaatatcagtgcagactggctgGGTAGGAGCgcgggttgctaatgttagcctttAAAGCACAGCTAATTTTAGTGGCTGGCAGCGAAGCATTGCTCTTTTGTATTTGATGGCTTGGTTGATTGCATGAAATTGTAAACAAATTGCAAGCGCCATGTTGGAAATGTCCGTTCGTAACATAACTGATGAGGTATGAGGGTCaaagggttgtcccatttcataggggggagatttcaaccactacccctaATAACTCTGTTCTGAAGGGCAAGGGGCACTTGAAAACGCAGGGTAGGGGTAAAacttggaaatgggattgggcTTTGATCACTTGATTGCGGGGGCACCTTGGCGCATGTGCCACTACCTTCAGCCACAGCCCCCGCAGGGTACCGCTGATTCAGGATAGGACAGGATACCACTGTTATGATGGACGAACAGACAACAGACGAACATGCAGATGTTTAGTGAGTAGATCATTGCAGTCGCCACAACTCAATGTTTGACATTGCTGCAACATGTTATCAGGGAATTTATTGCAGCATTGAATAAAGACCTAAAGTTGCAGTTTGCCTCCGCCACAGTATTTCTTGAACCTATCACATGTtgccaagcaacagtaaacaaaacCTGTATCCTGCTATCGAAGCAATGTATAAACCTTGGGCAAAACAGTAGGCAAACACTCTAGATAATGTTTTCATGAGATCTtgaaataaagagaataaaaaatgttagaTTTGATCTTTATCACTTTTTGCTTTGGTTGTTGCACAACTTTTATGCCACAGGCCCAcctaaattaatatttataaagATGAGCCATATTACCATCTCTTCTGTATCGTTAAGTGTTAATTGGTAGGTCCAGTTCATGGCAAACTTGGTAGTATCCATCTTATAGCAGGAAGTAAATATGCAGCCGATTTTGACTGTTGTCCCGTTCAGTGCATTAATGGAACTGGCCACGGTCACATCCATGCTTGAACAACctgtaattaaaaacaacactggtGTTAATAATGCTTGTACCAACAACATCTTAATACATATAGATACATACTTAAGGAAGGTAAATCTACAGAATTCAATGTGCAAACTTTGGTAAAGGTAGataataaatgtttctgttgacaATTGTCTTTTCCTGGAAATATCTACATGCTCACAGTAAATCTGGTGTAAATTGTAGCTTTTTGCCTCTATCAAAGTCATCAAGCTATTGGTGTCCATTTATTGTCaatttacaacacagggttgcacaatgtaatataatgtgtaGCCCCCTCACGCTACGCACACAtagaacataaacacaaatatttcatttaagACAGGATAagataaaaatctaaataaaacaatatataacaatatataCAGTTACTATAAGCACCCAGAACATATGTTCAATGTAAGGGTAAAGTttgatgtaatttatttatAGTAGAGTGTGGAGGATGAGATGAGGAGGCCCAGACCCTGAGGAAAGAGGCTCTGTTGTCTGGTGGTACGTCAGTGAATACTATACAATACTATCGCGTGCTGAACAAATCGCTCAGTCGATCGAAAGAAGTTTATTgccaattaatcaattaattatttattatttcatatattttttccaagcaaaaatgtaaaaacagctgctggttccagtttcttaGATGTAAGGATTGGCTTtcttttttgggtttttttggactgttggttggacaaaagaagtgaTTTGAAGATGCAACATTGGGCTCTGGGATACTGTgctgagcatttttcacaattagACATTTTATATCACTATTTTTATATCACTGATAAGCGATTGTTTAAAAGGGCTCCATGTTCAACCAAACACACTGCTGATTAAATATAAAATTGTAATAGAACAGTGGGACAACTAAAAAAAGCAAATAGTCAGCAGTTTCAACTTCCTTGTATGTATACTGAGGATGTGGGTTTCCATGTAACTGCTGACTCTTGTTCTGCACTCCATCTGGAGAGTGCTGCCTCACAGGCTGACAGTCATTTGATGTGAATTCCTCAAGTCACAGAACAGATTTTAATGTGGGCAAGTCCCACAAAGTGATTGTAGATCAAGCAATATGCCTGCTACATACTTATCAACTCCGGTGAAGTCTGTTCAAAACATAGACAGCGCTCAGAAAGTGCCGTTTCCAAAGTGTCTTTGTCAAATCAGTATAAGCTTGTGTATCATAAATGGCTTTGCA
This is a stretch of genomic DNA from Pagrus major chromosome 2, Pma_NU_1.0. It encodes these proteins:
- the LOC141016860 gene encoding sodium channel regulatory subunit beta-2-like isoform X1 encodes the protein MSSGAQENRRSAGVQLLSAALPLLLLALSGCSSMDVTVASSINALNGTTVKIGCIFTSCYKMDTTKFAMNWTYQLTLNDTEEMFMHFTRKKGMVPLRSDRFGDRVMFAGNLDKNDLSFTLSDVQVEDEGVYNCYVRNPPDRIQGHGVIQLNVVTELPPPRDSTIAVAIGASVGGALALLILSMVVVKCLRRHRKQELISEEKMEEEGKLDAEGVAEEGTKQP
- the LOC141016860 gene encoding sodium channel regulatory subunit beta-2-like isoform X2 translates to MSSGAQENRRSAGVQLLSAALPLLLLALSGCSSMDVTVASSINALNGTTVKIGCIFTSCYKMDTTKFAMNWTYQLTLNDTEEMFMHFTRKKGMVPLRSDRFGDRVMFAGNLDKNDLSFTLSDVQVEDEGVYNCYVRNPPDRIQGHGVIQLNVVTELPPPRDSTIAVAIGASVGGALALLILSMVVVKCLRRHRKQELISEEKMEEEGKLDAEGVAEEGTK